From the genome of Aspergillus fumigatus Af293 chromosome 1, whole genome shotgun sequence, one region includes:
- a CDS encoding putative MFS monocarboxylate transporter, with amino-acid sequence MTVAISNPAAPPVSARAYLSVIGGTCALLCTVGFVVAFGVFQGYYTEHLLRGMSEFDIPWIGSASIFLLYVSAPICGVLVDRFGPKVLLIAGSIGVLVAIFMISLCSQYYQIFLAQAVLLGISMGFVTWPPFAVVSRNLPHHRGLALGVITGGSSVGGIVWSIMIEELLTKRNLGFPWTVRVLGFTMLPLLAFACISITEPPKQSQPQPRPALEATVEGGSASPTPKPEYASLPLLRSTVFISICVGFGLAFLGLFNPFFYISSYAAGHGASAQTSSYMISIMNAATLFGRVIPGIVADRVGHYNVMIFVLLASGITSFCWTEVRSLTGLVIWSIAYGFSSGAILSLQGACAGKIATPQNQGKAIGFLQGSLAVTVLVGSPIGGQLLGHYGYLSLSMFTGATLVMGAVVMGYARLCLNRSPMEAHQFRFLLAPN; translated from the exons ATGACCGTGGCGATATCCAACCCGGCCGCACCGCCGGTGAG TGCAAGAGCCTATCTGTCGGTCATCGGAGGGACCTGCGCGCTCTTGTGTACCGTCGGCTTTGTCGTTGCCTTTGGTGTCTTCCAAGGATACTACACCGAGCACCTCCTTCGAGGAATGAGCGAGTTCGACATCCCATGGATTGGGTCGGCCTCGATCTTCTTATTGTACGTATCTGCGCCCATCTGCGGCGTCCTTGTTGATAGGTTTGGGCCCAAG GTTCTGCTCATCGCCGGGTCGATCGGGGTCCTGGTGGCGATTTTTATGATTTCTCTCTGCTCCCAATACTACCAAATCTTTCTAGCCCAGGCAGTGCTTCTGGGCATCAGTATGGGTTTTGTCACATGGCCGCCTTTCGCGGTGGTTTCCCGCAATCTGCCACACCATCGTGGCCTCGCCTTGGGGGTGATCACCGGGGGTTCTTCTGTGGGCGGAATCGTCTGGTCGATCATGATTGAGGAGCTCCTGACCAAGCGAAACCTCGGGTTTCCCTGGACGGTCCGTGTGCTGGGATTTACGATGCTGCCTCTCCTGGCATTCGCATGCATTTCAATTACTGAGCCACCCAAACAATCCCAACCCCAACCCAGACCGGCCCTGGAGGCCACGGTAGAAGGCGGTTCGGCCTCTCCAACCCCGAAGCCGGAGTACGCGTCCCTCCCGTTGCTCCGGAGTACCGTTTTTATCTCCATCTGCGTTGGCTTCGGCCTCGCCTTCCTGGGCCTGTTCAACCCCTTCTTTTATATCTCGTCGTACGCCGCGGGCCATGGCGCGTCAGCACAAACCTCCTCTTACATGATCTCCATCATGAACGCAGCCACCCTTTTTGGTCGCGTGATCCCCGGAATCGTGGCGGACCGTGTAGGCCACTACAATGTGATGATCTTCGTCCTGCTGGCCTCAGGGATTACCTCCTTCTGCTGGACTGAAGTCCGCTCCCTGACCGGGCTTGTCATCTGGTCTATCGCATATGGGTTCTCTTCCGGG GCCATCCTGAGTCTGCAGGGCGCCTGCGCAGGGAAAATCGCGACACCGCAGAATCAAGGCAAGGCAATCGGCTTCTTGCAAGGTTCATTGGCTGTAAC GGTCCTGGTCGGCTCACCCATCGGCGGTCAACTTCTGGGCCACTATGGATACTTATCGCTGTCGATGTTTACGGGCGCAACGCTGGTGATGGGGGCAGTGGTTATGGGCTATGCGAGACTATGTCTTAACCGAAGT CCTATGGAAGCGCACCAGTTTCGATTTCTCTTGGCACCGAATTGA
- a CDS encoding FAD-linked oxidoreductase — protein sequence MRRATLIPLAIWVAGAAAAAAASLPQFPSCDISLANIGLSQNSQIFFPNGSGWESETIRWTKYMAPTYAVSVRPAHVSDVTQVRFATRCKIPFLASSGQHGFDTELAELQNGMEIDLSAFRNVSVDAKKNTLTVGGGVRFMDVFDPVFNAGKEIRTSETDHQVGTGSGACVGMISPTLGGGVGRLSGTHGIISDQLLSVQMVTANGSLVTVSKKENSNLFWGLRGAGGNFGIVVEAVYQVTDLTSEKVVNLDYAFSTNDTGAIIDYLALFGPNMPPKLSFIIAALYNEKLFGGVGDPGCVDPNRGRQSANTIPPSLFQFAVIVSGLYAGPQSEAEQLLAPLLQNATLIKQNISVVPENKLVYAATFGSQGNSTIACSGKGVNRSIFGGAINTYDKATYVDFLKAFGDLVTTNTDLRGSVFFIEHFSNYQVQKIPDHTSAYPWRDITAHLLFNYAWNDPANQQLMLYSARKLPRLRALKKEWDPENVFRFHHPISMS from the exons ATGCGACGTGCAACGTTGATCCCACTGGCGATCTGGGTCGCAGgtgcagctgctgctgcagccGCTTCCTTGCCCCAGTTCCCCTCGTGCGACATATCCCTAGCCAACATCGGGCTATCTCAGAATTCGCAGATTTTCTTCCCCAACGGCTCTGGCTGGGAGAGCGAGACAATCCGTTGGACAAAGTACATGGCTCCCACCTATGCCGTTTCGGTCCGACCAGCCCATGTCTCAGACGT TACACAGGTCAGGTTCGCCACCCGCTGCAAAATTCCATTCCTTGCCAGCTCCGGCCAGCATGGGTTCGACACTGAACTGGCCGAGCTGCAGAACGGGATGGAGATTGACTTGTCAGCCTTCCGGAACGTCTCGGTCGACGCCAAGAAGAACACCCTGACCGTTGGCGGCGGAGTGCGCTTCATGGACGTGTTCGATCCGGTCTTCAATGCGGGAAAGGAGATTA GAACCAGCGAAACTGACCATCAAGTAGGCACCGGATCAGGAGCCTGTGTCGGCATGATCTCCCCCACGTTAGGCGGCGGGGTCGGACGCCTCAGCGGCACACATGGCATCATCTCAGATCAATTACTGAGCGTCCAGATGGTGACCGCCAACGGCAGCCTGGTGACTGtctccaagaaggagaattcCAATCTGTTTTGGGGCCTGCGGGGTGCCGGCGGCAACTTTGGCATTGTGGTGGAGGCCGTGTATCAGGTCACCGATCTGACCTCGGAAAAAGTGGTCAATCTGGACTATGCCTTCTCCACGAATGACACCGGGGCGATCATTGACTATCTGGCTTTGTTCGGTCCGAACATGCCCCCAAAGCTGTCGTTCATCATTGCAGCCCTCTATAATGAGAAGCTGTTCGGCGGAGTAGGTGACCCTGGTTGCGTTGATCCAAACCGCGGGCGACAGAGCGCTAATACTATACCTCCCTCCCTTTTCCAGTTCGCCGTCATCGTCAGTGGGCTTTACGCCGGCCCGCAGAGCGAGGCCGAACAGTTGCTGGCGCCGCTCCTCCAGAATGCTACTCTGATCAAACAAAATATCAGCGTGGTGCCTGAAAATAAACTCGTCTATGCCGCGACATTTGGCTCGCAGGGGAACTCGACCATCGCCTGCTCCGGAAAAGGAGTCAACCGCAGCATCTTCGGCGGGGCCATCAACACATACGACAAGGCCACGTACGTCGACTTCCTCAAGGCCTTCGGAGACCTCGTGACGACCAATACGGACCTCCGAGGCAGCGTATTTTTCATCGAACATTTCAGTAATTATCAGGTTCAGAAGATCCCGGACCACACTTCGGCGTACCCTTGGCGCGATATCACTGCACACCT CCTGTTCAATTACGCCTGGAACGACCCCGCAAACCAGCAACTC ATGTTGTACTCGGCCAGGAAGCTGCCCCGGTTACGTGCTCTCAAGAAAGAGTGGGACCCCGAGAATGTGTTCCGATTCCACCATCCCATCTCTATGTCCTGA
- the atsC gene encoding SDR family oxidoreductase, translated as MDSNSSNKIVLVTGANQGLGFAVIEVAGVRYPSNTYILCARDIEKGQQAVHQLRDRGVAAIDLVELDVTNDDHIAAAVRHVEAQYGRLDVLVNNAGFVRLGHQDTNLSEMRATYNEYMNVHITSVAVVTHAFTPLLHRSPAPKVINVTSGLGSITNVLSPRRMARVPPYGASKVGMNGLTAHLQVSENERVAAGEAKAPRIRFFISNPGLLKTAFSNYIAWGKEPQAGAESIVQLMGDEEGKFDHAMQWEHEEGEMRVVPW; from the exons ATGGATTCGAACAGCTCCAACAAGATCGTGCTGGTCACGGGGGCCAACCAAGGTCTTGGTTTCGCTGTTATTGAAGTCGCCGGCGTACGCTATCCGTCCAATACGTACATTCTCTGTGCGCGAGACATCGAGAAGGGCCAGCAGGCGGTCCATCAGCTCCGTGACCGCGGGGTCGCCGCCATTGACCTGGTGGAGCTGGACGTGACCAACGACGATCACATCGCCGCCGCAGTCAGACATGTGGAGGCGCAGTACGGACGGCTCGACG TCCTCGTCAACAACGCAGGTTTCGTCCGACTCGGCCATCAGGACACGAACCTCTCGGAGATGCGTGCCACGTATAACGAGTACATGAATGTGCATATTACATCGGTGGCCGTGGTGACGCACGCCTTCACCCCGTTGTTGCACCGGTCGCCCGCGCCTAAGGTCATCAACGTCACCTCCGGGTTGGGGAGCATCACCAACGTGTTGTCGCCACGGCGGATGGCGCGCGTCCCGCCGTACGGCGCCAGCAAGGTGGGGATGAATGGGCTGACAGCGCACCTGCAGGTGAGCGAGAATGAGAGGGTGGCAGCGGGGGAGGCGAAAGCGCCTCGGATCCGCTTCTTTATCTCGAACCCAGGGTTACTGAAGACGGCGTTCTCTAATTACATTGCGTGGGGGAAGGAGCCGCAGGCGGGGGCGGAGAGTATCGTGCAGCTGATGGGCGATGAGGAGGGGAAGTTTGATCACGCCATGCAATGGGAGCATGAGGAGGGGGAGATGCGTGTTGTGCCGTGGTGA
- a CDS encoding 2-oxoglutarate-dependent dioxygenase, translating to MTVNGKDIDSPNAQYVAAGIDMSDLFPAPFPTNVKTVHLETLSLAKLLQRDEDELRRIYENCKDPGFFQLDLTDDEQGVQLLQDAVDCARLMKQLLPNMSVEEKRMYKQHSRVGVYSKGYQVYDVLPNGQPKYNETVNFPMTEMLGYGDSTVDLPDWLSPHRELFQRTMRSGNKIANIVLAALEVGLQVPRGALTDAHRIQDPSDDFLRLLRYPGLQPGQPRDDLCFPAHKDFTSLGILFTWLGGLQLLASASAPGVTSGTMTGPLDIAEDAWRWVQPVPGTAIVNVGNALEILTNKALTSGLHRVVRAPGEQLPFDRYSVLVGTRPANSFPMKPLQSPQISPVLDPAAAEIATMTSGQWGTHNIGSFNNWVKARTERQEVLIIP from the exons ATGACTGTCAACGGAAAAGACATCGATAGTCCGAATGCCCAGTATGTGGCTGCGGGCATCGACATGAGTGATCTGTTCCCCGCCCCGTTTCCTACCAATGTCAAGACGGTCCATCTGGAGACTCTCTCGTTGGCCAAGCTCCTCCAAagggacgaggacgagctcCGTCGCATCTACGAAAACTGCAAGGACCCGGGGTTCTTCCAGCTCGATCTCACCGATGATGAGCAGGGCGTTCAGCTCCTGCAAGACGCGGTGGACTGCGCGCGGTTGATGAAACAATTGCTTCCCAACATGAGCGTggaggagaaaagaatgtACAAGCAGCATTCCCGAGTGGGCGTCTACAGCAAGGG ATACCAAGTCTATGACGTCCTGCCGAACGGGCAACCCAAGTACAATGAGACGGTCAAT TTTCCCATGACAGAGATGCTCGGCTACGGTGATAGCACCGTGGATCTCCCGGACTGGCTCAGCCCGCACCGGGAGCTCTTCCAGCGGACCATGCGCAGCGGCAACAAGATTGCCAACATTGTCCTGGCGGCACTGGAAGTCGGGCTGCAGGTGCCGCGCGGCGCCCTCACCGACGCGCACCGCATCCAGGATCCGTCGGATGACTTCCTCCGCCTGCTACGCTACCCGGGCCTTCAGCCCGGCCAGCCACGCGATGACCTTTGCTTCCCGGCGCATAAAGACTTCACCTCCCTCGGCATCTTGTTCACCTGGCTGGGCGGCCTCCAGCTCCTGGCCTCAGCCAGTGCCCCGGGCGTCACGTCGGGCACCATGACGGGGCCCTTGGACATCGCGGAGGACGCCTGGCGTTGGGTGCAACCGGTGCCCGGGACGGCCATCGTCAACGTGGGCAACGCATTGGAGATCCTGACCAACAAGGCGCTGACGTCGGGGCTGCATCGCGTGGTCCGCGCCCCTGGTGAGCAGCTGCCGTTTGACCGATACAGCGTGCTGGTGGGCACGCGCCCGGCCAACAGTTTCCCCATGAAACCGTTGCAGAGTCCGCAGATCTCGCCCGTGTTGGATCCTGCGGCGGCCGAGATCGCTACGATGACCAGTGGCCAGTGGGGAACGCACAATATCGGCAGCTTCAACAATTGGGTTAAGGCCCGAACCGAGCGCCAGGAGGTTCTGATCATCCCGTGA
- the fgnA gene encoding polyketide synthase fgnA: MSFPQVDVPSLPVGSASTQDTSPVSGPFNSSDSDHDIVNGGQANGSPFTEPIAICGLGLRLPGGIRDGDSFWDLLVNGRDARMPIPASRYNISGFDGSLDGRDPIKTTHGYFLDEDLSSLDASFFSMTKTELEKCDPQQRQLLEVTRECLEDAGETDYRGRNVGCYIGNFGHDWMEISLREPQHSRSYNVLGYSDMILANRVSYEYDLRGPSVVIKTACSASLVALHEACRALQARDIPSAIVGGTSLILAPTLTSNFFGEGILSPEASCKTFDESADGFARAEGVTAIYVKRLDDALRDGNPIRAVIRGTGTNSDGKSMGIMSPSAEAHEALMRQVYDQAGLSPRETAFVEEKRRLSNASKCHGTGTATGDPIEATAVGNVFSERGVYIGSVKPNVGHSEGCSGITSLIKAVLALEHKTIPPNIKFRNPNPKIPFVEKKLVVPIQPTPFPLDKAERISVNSFSIGGSNAHIDAYKSYARDHPDAISDIAYTLAVRRERLPHRAFAIWQNGELQTSSLSKASAVPPAITMIFSGQGAQWAEMGKKLIETEASFRHDLASMDSILQSLRKPPCWSILEELQKPAEDSQINRAEMAQPLCTALQVALFHQLKRLGIKPTAVVGHSSGEIAAAYAAGYITLEYALAVAYYRGYITKNADRSRGAMAAVRLSATEVLPFLRTGVCIACENSPSSTTISGDKEALKEILARLKEEKPDVFARLLKVEMAYHSRASETLLLVLRSTHIFADHMKPLGIEYLELLRAENNFGIPRSADKALFLSSVICKPMVDTASFGPEYWVDNLNSPIWHQDSTATFLSALGRMYQEAVPLAVKALFPEERRALCGLPVYPWDHSESYWYESRLSSAWRQRPFPHHSLLGERTVDSPDFSPIWRNMLSLEDVTWIADHKIRRDVVFPLAGYIAMAGEAIRQTTGVDVGYRLRDVEARKALVLTDFKATEVVTVLHAHTGVPAEGPSWYDFSIASCHGGSWLIHCTGQVSPLAETLSLSWEPESASQRSLPRELTPMRFYEAMARVGVVFGPEFQRLVDITSSATDPLAEARVMSPAPRENKRPFALHPTAIDACIQLLIVAAARGLCRNLDQLEVPVVVGNVEVVSRGSANLRALAQDFTQGVECVTENSKLALRMSGLQLAPLAAEVADQIDVHAGARLQWLPDFDFVDHSGLFNKPQRPSLEIELEEQLTLLCVLESMDKVAHIPPCHPHLAKYREWLALQVRMAEAGQYTLVEHAKEWVGLPRVKRQKLIQDTYAKILDLPGRHAYSVGIKRICEHADQIFTGEADTLDLLMQDDILAELYDSVSFGYGDFVRLLSSNRPNLRILEVSAGTGGTTEQTLRGLVDSSSLPPYSVYTFTDVSAGFFPQAKERFAYAPNMEFRTFDISQDGLIQGFEAASYDIILAPNVVHATASLKETLSNLEPLLKPNGFIILTELCSLIKSPNYIFGNFVGWWLGEADGRDWEPYVQPEQWDAELKAAGFTGVNAVVPDQDVPSYRLAATIISQPARKADVPEIDRAVTLLYQSADADIVERLQLYLRDSGWQVDKCQLGEEMPPKGQDIIASVRLESDFFGEDLSPDRLAAFQALIRHLDAEKVLWLCPRFQVRCKDPQSAQTLGVAQTVRTELNLPLFTLEIDTNETRFEELVHRVLQKIRTTKDEASLHADKEFVVTDGQVCIGRYHPFDLKKELPSRALTLDSAAAYLLVGGTGGLGRSMTTWMVEYGATELILLSRRAGKDRESQSLSQELEQMGCSVHLVAGSVENPEDIARSIASAKKPIKGVFQLAMVLQDAPLLEMTYSDWVNVNGPKVTGTWNLHHALKDQPLDFFWLASSILTAVDTPGQANYLATGTFLEAFCQYRHSLGLPASVLNICPVEGVGFVAENAHAKKNMKAQGIYTLREREFLDFVELSLIDSTPSAGGNTSPTATPPGPWVNRSQVVMGLRSEQGLGDPHNRASWRHNRRMRLYHNRRTQESESARDGKNGAKASALQAFLERVREMGDEGLLRGEGVDFLAFEVGKKIHDLMLKPDEEVEIGRTLAQIGLDSLMAIELRRWIKQVFGLTMSVLEIMGSGSLKQLAEDLAAKYAEKIQQ; encoded by the exons ATGTCTTTCCCGCAGGTTGATGTCCCATCGTTACCAGTGGGGAGTGCCTCAACTCAGGATACTTCGCCTGTCTCTGGGCCTTTTAACTCTTCAGACTCTGATCACGACATTGTGAACGGAGGCCAGGCCAACGGTTCACCGTTCACTGAGCCAATTGCAATCTGTGGGCTAGGATTGCGTCTCCCAGGAGGGATCCGGGATGGGGATTCTTTCTGGGATCTCCTGGTCAACGGCCGAGATGCTCGGATGCCCATTCCGGCCAGTCGGTACAACATCTCTGGCTTCGACGGCTCCCTCGACGGCAGAGACCCCATTAAGACTACGCATGGCTACTTTCTGGATGAAGACCTGTCCAGTCTTGatgcttctttcttttccatgaCCAAGACAGAGCTCGAGAAATGTGATCCGCAGCAGCGTCAGCTGTTGGAAGTCACTCGAGAGTGTCTCGAAGACGCGGGGGAGACAGACTATCGTGGTCGAAATGTCGGTTGCTATATCGGGAACTTTGGCCACGATTGGATGGAGATAAGCCTTCGGGAACCGCAGCATAGTCGAAGCTATAATGTGCTTGGCTATAGTGACATGATCCTCGCCAATCGAGTATCATATGAATATGACTTGCGAGGGCCGAG TGTGGTAATCAAGACCGCCTGCTCAGCGTCACTCGTCGCCCTCCACGAGGCATGCCGGGCTCTACAGGCGAGGGACATACCAAGCGCAATTGTTGGCGGAACGAGTTTGATTCTAGCTCCGACGCTGACATCCAATTTCTTCGGAGAAGGCATTCTCTCCCCCGAAGCTTCATGCAAGACGTTTGACGAGTCGGCCGACGGTTTTGCTCGAGCGGAGGGCGTCACGGCAATCTATGTCAAACGTCTGGACGATGCCCTCCGGGATGGGAATCCGATCCGCGCGGTCATTCGGGGAACAGGCACCAACAGTGATGGTAAGAGCATGGGAATCATGAGCCCCAGCGCCGAGGCACATGAAGCCCTCATGCGCCAGGTTTATGATCAGGCTGGGTTGAGTCCCCGTGAGACAGCTTTCGTCGAG GAAAAAAGACGGTTGAGTAACGCATCGAAGTGCCACGGCACTGGTACTGCAACAGGCGATCCCATCGAGGCCACTGCAGTAGGCAACGTCTTCAGTGAACGGGGCGTGTATATTGGCTCTGTGAAGCCAAATGTTGGGCACTCTGAAGGCTGTTCCGGCATCACAAGCTTGATCAAAGCAGTTCTTGCCTTGGAGCATAAAACAATCCCGCCAAATATCAAGTTCAGAAACCCCAACCCCAAGA TTCCATTCGTTGAGAAGAAGCTCGTTGTCCCCATACAACCCACTCCCTTTCCGTTGGACAAGGCAGAAAGGATCAGTGTCAATTCTTTCAGCATCGGCGGCTCTAATGCTCAT ATCGATGCGTACAAGTCTTACGCCCGTGACCACCCGGACGCCATTTCCGACATCGCGTATACTTTAGCCGTCCGCCGAGAACGGCTTCCCCACCGGGCATTTGCCATCTGGCAAAATGGCGAGCTCCAAACATCCAGTCTCTCCAAAGCCTCCGCGGTTCCCCCAGCCATTACAATGATCTTCAGTGGCCAAGGGGCCCAGTGGGCAGAGATGGGAAAGAAGCTTATCGAGACAGAGGCGAGCTTCCGGCATGACTTGGCTTCCATGGATAGCATCTTACAGAGTCTCCGCAAACCTCCCTGTTGGTCTATACTTG AGGAGCTCCAGAAACCAGCCGAGGACAGCCAGATCAACCGGGCCGAGATGGCCCAACCGCTTTGTACGGCATTGCAAGTGGCGCTCTTCCACCAGCTTAAACGACTCGGTATCAAACCCACTGCAGTTGTCGGTCACTCGAGCGGTGAGATCGCAGCGGCGTACGCCGCCGGGTATATCACGCTCGAGTATGCCCTTGCGGTAGCTTACTATCGCGGATATATCACTAAGAATGCGGATCGTTCCCGTGGTGCCATGGCAGCTGTGAGATTATCGGCTACCGAGGTGCTGCCATTCCTGCGTACTGGTGTGTGCATCGCTTGTGAAAACAGTCCCAGCAGCACGACCATCTCGGGCGATAAGGAAGCCCTGAAGGAGATCCTAGCACGcttgaaggaagaaaaaccGGATGTCTTTGCCCGTCTCCTCAAAGTTGAGATGGCGTACCATTCTCGTGCGTCTGAGACCCTCCTTTTAGTTCTTCGGTCTACTCACATCTTCGCAGATCATATGAAGCCGTTGGGCATAGAATACTTGGAGCTGCTCCGGGCAGAGAACAATTTTGGCATCCCACGTTCTGCAGACAAGGCTCTGTTCCTCTCAAGTGTCATATGCAAACCCATGGTTGACACCGCCTCTTTTGGTCCGGAATACTGGGTTGACAATCTCAACTCCCCC ATCTGGCACCAGGATAGCACCGCAACCTTCCTGTCTGCTCTTGGCAGAATGTATCAGGAGGCTGTGCCCCTTGCTGTTAAAGCTCTCTTTCCAGAGGAAAGACGAGCCCTGTGTGGACTGCCCGTCTATCCTTGGGACCACAGCGAATCATACTGGTATGAAAGCCGCCTGTCCAGCGCCTGGCGCCAGCGCCCATTTCCACATCACTCTCTTCTAGGAGAGCGGACGGTCGACTCGCCTGATTTCTCGCCGATATGGCGGAATATGCTTAGTCTGGAAGACGTGACCTGGATTGCAGACCATAAGATCCGCCGGGATGTCGTGTTTCCTCTAGCTGGGTACATTGCGATGGCGGGAGAAGCCATTCGACAGACTACCGGAGTCGACGTGGGCTACCGTCTGCGGGACGTCGAAGCCCGCAAGGCCCTTGTGTTGACCGATTTCAAGGCAACGGAGGTGGTGACTGTATTGCATGCGCACACAGGTGTTCCAGCAGAGGGTCCCTCTTGGTACGACTTCTCAATTGCTTCGTGTCACGGCGGGTCCTGGTTGATCCACTGCACTGGTCAAGTATCGCCACTGGCTGAAACTCTAAGTCTCTCTTGGGAGCCAGAGTCTGCCAGTCAGAGGAGCCTGCCTCGAGAGCTCACGCCCATGAGATTCTACGAAGCCATGGCACGGGTCGGGGTCGTTTTCGGGCCGGAATTCCAGCGTCTCGTGGATATCACTTCCTCCGCGACAGATCCCCTGGCAGAGGCTCGAGTCATGAGCCCCGCGCCGCGAGAGAACAAGAGGCCATTTGCCCTGCACCCTACAGCCATCGACGCATGTATCCAACTACTGATCGTCGCAGCTGCTCGCGGCTTGTGCCGCAACCTTGACCAGCTGGAGGTACCCGTCGTGGTTGGGAATGTCGAGGTGGTCTCCAGAGGCTCGGCCAACCTGAGGGCCCTAGCACAAGACTTCACTCAGGGCGTGGAGTGCGTGACCGAAAACAGCAAGTTAGCCTTGCGGATGTCGGGGCTGCAGCTGGCTCCtctggcggcggaggtggcgGATCAGATTGATGTTCATGCTGGCGCCCGCCTGCAGTGGCTTCCTGATTTCGATTTCGTGGATCACAGCGGCCTCTTCAACAAGCCGCAGCGACCGTCACTGGAGATCGAACTCGAAGAGCAGCTGACTCTGCTCTGTGTGCTTGAATCGATGGACAAGGTGGCTCATATCCCGCCGTGCCACCCACACCTGGCCAAATACCGTGAGTGGCTCGCGCTGCAGGTGCGTATGGCGGAGGCTGGACAGTATACCCTTGTCGAGCATGCCAAGGAATGGGTCGGACTCCCTCGCGTTAAACGGCAGAAACTCATCCAAGACACATACGCGAAGATCCTGGATCTTCCCGGCCGACACGCTTACTCCGTCGGCATTAAGCGCATCTGCGAGCATGCAGACCAAATCTTCACCGGTGAAGCTGACACGTTGGACTTGCTGATGCAAGACGACATCCTCGCCGAGCTGTACGACTCGGTGAGCTTTGGATACGGCGACTTTGTCCGTCTGCTCTCCAGCAACCGACCGAACCTTCGTATCCTCGAAGTCAGCGCAGGCACGGGAGGCACCACCGAGCAAACCCTTCGCGGTCTggtcgacagcagcagcctccctCCCTACTCTGTCTATACCTTTACCGATGTCTCCGCGGGCTTCTTCCCGCAGGCCAAAGAACGGTTCGCGTACGCGCCCAACATGGAGTTCCGGACCTTCGACATCTCCCAAGACGGTCTCATCCAGGGCTTCGAAGCTGCGTCCTacgacatcatcctcgccccGAATGTCGTGCACGCGACCGCATCCTTGAAGGAAACGCTGTCGAACCTGGAGCCGCTGCTCAAGCCCAATggattcatcatcctgaCTGAACTGTGCTCTCTCATCAAGTCGCCCAACTACATCTTTGGCAACTTCGTCGGATGGTGGCTGGGCGAGGCTGATGGCCGCGACTGGGAGCCCTATGTCCAGCCGGAGCAATGGGATGCTGAACTGAAGGCGGCTGGCTTCACCGGTGTCAATGCCGTTGTGCCGGACCAGGATGTGCCTTCCTACCGGCTGGCGGCCACCATCATCTCCCAGCCTGCGCGGAAGGCCGATGTGCCGGAGATTGACCGAGCGGTCACCTTGCTATACCAGAGCGCGGACGCAGACATTGTGGAGCGACTCCAATTGTATCTGCGGGACAGTGGCTGGCAGGTCGACAAGTGCCAGCTGGGGGAAGAGATGCCGCCCAAGGGCCAGGACATCATCGCCAGCGTCAGATTGGAGAGCGACTTCTTTGGTGAAGACCTGTCGCCTGATCGGCTGGCCGCATTCCAGGCCCTGATCCGACACCTGGATGCCGAGAAGGTTTTATGGCTGTGTCCGCGATTCCAGGTGCGGTGCAAAGACCCACAGTCTGCGCAGACGCTGGGCGTCGCTCAAACAGTGCGGACAGAGCTGAACCTCCCGCTATTCACCCTGGAGATCGACACCAACGAGACCCGGTTCGAAGAACTGGTCCACAGGGTCTTGCAGAAAATTCGGACTACCAAAGATGAGGCTAGCCTCCATGCGGACAAGGAGTTTGTGGTCACTGACGGCCAGGTGTGCATTGGCCGCTACCACCCGTTTGACCTGAAGAAGGAACTCCCATCGCGAGCCCTGACCCTGGACTCGGCGGCTGCGtatctcctcgtcggaggCACGGGTGGTCTGGGTCGATCCATGACCACTTGGATGGTCGAGTATGGGGCCACCGAGTTGATCTTGCTTTCCCGACGAGCCGGCAAGGACAGAGAGAGTCAGAGCCTGTCCCAGGAGCTCGAGCAGATGGGATGCAGCGTCCACTTGGTGGCGGGAAGCGTCGAAAACCCCGAGGATATTGCGCGGTCTATTGCAAGTGCGAAGAAGCCGATCAAGGGCGTGTTCCAGCTGGCCATGGTGCTGCAG GATGCGCCTCTCTTGGAGATGACGTACTCGGATTGGGTCAATGTCAACGGGCCCAAGGTGACAGGGACGTGGAATCTCCATCACGCGTTGAAGGACCAGCCGCTGGATTTCTTCTGGTTGGCCAGCTCCATTTTGACCGCCGTGGACACGCCCGGCCAGGCCAATTACCTCGCCACGGGGACGTTCCTCGAGGCATTCTGCCAATACCGACATTCCCTCGGACTGCCGGCCTCGGTGCTGAACATCTGCCCTGTCGAGGGGGTCGGGTTCGTCGCCGAGAACGCGCACGCCAAAAAGAACATGAAGGCGCAAGGGATCTACACCTTGCGGGAGCGCGAGTTCCTCGACTTTGTGGAGCTCAGTCTCATCGACAGCACTCCGTCCGCTGGTGGGAATACGAGTCCAACAGCCACCCCCCCGGGGCCATGGGTGAACCGATCTCAAGTCGTGATGGGACTACGCTCCGAGCAAGGCCTGGGCGACCCGCACAACCGGGCCAGCTGGCGCCACAATCGACGCATGAGGCTTTACCACAATCGGCGGACGCAGGAGTCGGAGAGCGCAAGAGACGGCAAAAACGGCGCGAAGGCGAGCGCCCTGCAGGCCTTCCTGGAACGTGTGCGCGAGATGGGGGACGAGGGTCTCTTACGCGGGGAGGGGGTGGATTTTCTCGCCTTCGAAGtgggcaagaagatccaCGACTTGATGCTCAAACCGGATGAAGAGGTCGAGATTGGCCGGACGCTGGCGCAGATCGGGCTTGATTCGCTGATGGCGATTGAGTTGCGGCGATGGATCAAGCAGGTGTTTGGACTCACGATGAGCGTGTTAGAGATCATGGGCTCTGGGTCGCTAAAACAGTTGGCCGAGGATCTGGCAGCCAAATATGCCGAGAAGATCCAGCAGTGA